The DNA sequence GCTTCGACTCGCTCGACGCCGCGGTCAACAAGGTGAACTCGCCGCTGCTCGACAAGGTCGCGCTGCTGCTGGACCAGCTCGACAGGCCGACGATCGTCGCGGTCATCCTCGTGATCACCTTCGTGATCCTGCTGTTCGTGAAGGGCTGGCGGCTCGCCCTCGGCGCCGTCGTGGTGACCGGGCTCGGCTGGCTCACCACTCTGGCCGTGAAGGCCGTCGTCGCCCAGCCACGCCCCACGACCGCAGGGCTGACCCACCTCCTGCACGTGAACCCCGCGACGCTCAGCTACCCGAGCGGCCACGTGGTGTTCGCCACCGCCCTGGTGACGGCGCTGGCGATGGTGTGCCGCGGAACGCTCGCCCGCACGATCGTCATCGTGGTGGGCGCCGTCTTCGTCGCCGTCGTCATGTGGTCGCGGCTCTACGTCGGGGTCCACTACGGGACGGACGTGGTCGGCGGCGTGCTCAACGGCGTCGCGGGCGTGCTGCTGTTCGCCGGGCTGTGGAACCTCGTCGCCGCGCGGGTGTTCCCCGCCGGCGGCCGCCGCGTCGCCGCGTAACGCGCCTCAGAGGTGGAGGGCGCCGGACGCGGAGAGGACCCCCGAGCCGGTCAGCGCGACCCGTTCTCCGTCGACCGTGACGGTCAGAAGGCTCGGCCGGCCCAGGGCCCGCCCCTGGCGGATCCGCACCGGATCCCCCGCCGGAGCCGACCCGTCGCGGACGAGCAGGGCCGCCAGCGGTCCCGCCGCCGTGCCGGTAGCCGGGTCCTCGGCGATCCCGACCGTCGGGTTGAAGAACCGGGCGTCGGCGTCCTCGCCGTCGCTCCCGACCGCGTACAGATAGCAGCCCTCGCCGCCCGCCTCCGCCAGAAGCGCCTTCAGCGCGGCCGCGTCCGGGGCGGCCGCGTCGACCGCCGCCGAGCCGGACGCCCGCACGAGAAGGTGGGCGGCGCCGGTGGAGCCGACCTCCGGACGAGGGCTCGGGGCGAGCCCCTCCGGGTCGAGGCCGAGGGCGCGCGCCAGGCGTTCGCAGCCGACGTCCGCCGGCGAGAAGACCGGGGCGGACTGCTCCATCGTCACCACGGGCCTGCCGTCGGCGAGACGCGAGACCGTCACCGGCAGGAGGTCCCCGCCGAGCTGCTGCACGAACCGGTCGCGCGCCGGATCGAGCCGTCCGGAGCCGGCCAGCCAGATCCAGGCGCCCATCGCGTTGTGGCCGGCGCCGCCGACCTCCACGCCCGCCGGGGTGAACGACCGGAGACGCACGTCGGCCCCGGCGGCGGTCGGGCGGCACAAGAATGTCGTCTCGGACTGATTGAACTCGCGCGCGATCGCGCGCAGTTGCGCCTCGGTAAGCGCGTCCGCGTCGGGAACCAGCGCGAGCGGGTTGCCGGTGAGCGGCTCGTCGGCGAACACGTCGACCCAGAGGAACGGCAGGTCCATGCGCTCATCCTGTCGCAGCCGGGCGCCAGGCGGGGCAGGTTACGGCGCATTTCGGGCGTGCGTCCGGCGCTCCCCGCCGGGCGATAGCGTTCTGCGCAACGCAACCCGTCCCGAGACCTCCCGAGGTGCACCATGCCCAGCGACACCGTCGTCAGCCCCGCCAGCGCCGTCGCGCCCGCTCGCGTCATCGCGACCGACGCGGAGGCGCGCGCCGCCGCCCGCGCGTTCGCAGAGACCGTGCGCCCGCACGCCGCGCAGATCGACGCCGACCGGCGCATCCCGATTGAGATCGTCGACGCGTTCAGCGCGACCGGGCTGTGGGCGATCACCATTCCCCGCGAGTACGGCGGTGCGGAGGTGTCGCACGCGACCCTCGCCGACGTCATCGCCACGGTGTCCGCCGTCGAGCCGTCGCTCGGGCAGATCCCGCAGAACCACTTCTGTTTGGTGGAGGACATCCGCCTCTCCGGCACGCCGCAGCAGAAGGAGTTCTTCTTCGGGCTCGTGCTCTCTGGCGCGCGCTTCGCCAACGCATTCTCGGAGGCCGGCGGCAAGAACGTGGCGGAGATCCAGACCCGGCTCGTGCACGACGGCGACGAGGTCGTCGTGACCGGCAGCAAGTTCTACTCGACCGGTTCGGCCTACGCGCACTGGATCCCGGTCCTCGCCGTGGACGAGGACGGGCTCGAGCAACTCGTCTTCACCGAGCGCGACTCCGACGGCCTGACCGTCGTGGACGACTGGTCGGCGTTCGGCCAGCGCGCGACCTCCAGCGGCTCGGTCGTGCTGGAGGGGCTGCGGGTCCCGGCCGACCGGGTGTTCCCGATGCACACCGAGTACGAGAACCCGACGATCGCCGGGCCGTTCGCCCAGCTCACCACCGCCGCGATCGACCTCGGCATCGCCCGCGGCGCGATCCGCGAGACGCACGACGCCGTCCGCGTCGCGCGGCCCTGGATCGACAGCGGTGTCGACTCCGCGGCCAAGGACCCGCTGACCCTGGAGCGGCTCGGCCGCCTCGACATCGACCTCGCCGCTGCGGAGGCGCTCACCGAGAAGGCCGGCGAGGCCATCGACACGGCCAAGCCCGCGGCCGACGAGGCCAACGTGGCCGCGGCCTCCATCGCCGTCGCGCGCGCCAAGGTCCTGACCACCGAGCTGTCGCTGGAGGCCTCCACCCGACTGCTCGAGCTGGGCGGAACCCGCGCGACCCTCGGCGCCAAGGCGCTCGACCGGTACTGGCGCAATGCCCGCGTCCACACGCTGCACGACCCGGTGCGCTGGAAGCCGGTCATCATCGGTGACTACGCGCTCAACGGCACGCTGCCCGCGCGGCACTCCTGGATCTGACCGCCATGCCGCAGCAGATCCGGCTCAACGCGTTCACGATGAACACGGTCGGGCACCTCTCGCCCGGGCTCTGGCGGCATCCCAGGGACGAGTCCCGCCGCTACCTCGACCTCGATTACTGGATCGAGCTGGCGCAGAC is a window from the Leifsonia shinshuensis genome containing:
- a CDS encoding PhzF family phenazine biosynthesis protein, with protein sequence MDLPFLWVDVFADEPLTGNPLALVPDADALTEAQLRAIAREFNQSETTFLCRPTAAGADVRLRSFTPAGVEVGGAGHNAMGAWIWLAGSGRLDPARDRFVQQLGGDLLPVTVSRLADGRPVVTMEQSAPVFSPADVGCERLARALGLDPEGLAPSPRPEVGSTGAAHLLVRASGSAAVDAAAPDAAALKALLAEAGGEGCYLYAVGSDGEDADARFFNPTVGIAEDPATGTAAGPLAALLVRDGSAPAGDPVRIRQGRALGRPSLLTVTVDGERVALTGSGVLSASGALHL
- a CDS encoding phosphatase PAP2 family protein codes for the protein MKPAQLRIPRHWIVWTVVLFVLTFALGFAAKWIVALRFDSLDAAVNKVNSPLLDKVALLLDQLDRPTIVAVILVITFVILLFVKGWRLALGAVVVTGLGWLTTLAVKAVVAQPRPTTAGLTHLLHVNPATLSYPSGHVVFATALVTALAMVCRGTLARTIVIVVGAVFVAVVMWSRLYVGVHYGTDVVGGVLNGVAGVLLFAGLWNLVAARVFPAGGRRVAA
- a CDS encoding SfnB family sulfur acquisition oxidoreductase, whose protein sequence is MPSDTVVSPASAVAPARVIATDAEARAAARAFAETVRPHAAQIDADRRIPIEIVDAFSATGLWAITIPREYGGAEVSHATLADVIATVSAVEPSLGQIPQNHFCLVEDIRLSGTPQQKEFFFGLVLSGARFANAFSEAGGKNVAEIQTRLVHDGDEVVVTGSKFYSTGSAYAHWIPVLAVDEDGLEQLVFTERDSDGLTVVDDWSAFGQRATSSGSVVLEGLRVPADRVFPMHTEYENPTIAGPFAQLTTAAIDLGIARGAIRETHDAVRVARPWIDSGVDSAAKDPLTLERLGRLDIDLAAAEALTEKAGEAIDTAKPAADEANVAAASIAVARAKVLTTELSLEASTRLLELGGTRATLGAKALDRYWRNARVHTLHDPVRWKPVIIGDYALNGTLPARHSWI